Genomic DNA from Comamonas antarctica:
AATACATTTCGGGCGAGTACTGGAAGGTCCAGTCGGTGTCGGGATAGTCGGCCGCGATGTCCTTGAACAGCTGGGCGTTGCTGCGCGCGAGCTCGACGATCTCGTCCTCGCTCATGCCCAGCACCACGCGGCGCATCACCGGCGCGGTGGCGTTGTAGAGGTGGACGATGGCGCGCGGCACGCCGGCCAGGGCCTCGAAGGTGCGGCGGATCAGGGGCTCGCGCGCCTGGGTCAGCACCTGCACCGTGACGTCGTCGGGAATGCGGTTTTCCTCGATCAGCTTGCGCATGAAGTCGAACTCCACCTGCGATGCGGAGGGAAAACCGACTTCGATTTCCTTGAAGCCGATGTCGACCAGCGTCTCGAACATGCGCATCTTGCGCGGAATGTCCATGGGCTCGATCAGCGCCTGGTTGCCGTCCCGCAGGTCCACGCTGCACCACACCGGAGCGTGGGTGATCACCGCGTCAGGCCAGGTACGGTCGGCGAGGCGGACGGGGGGAAATGCGCGGTATTTGCTGGCGGGGTTCTGCAACATCTTGGCTCTTTCGAAAGATTGAAAAGGGGTGTGCACCAGCGTTCCACAAAACAAAACGGCCCGTCGCTGATGCTACGGGCCGTAAGTAGGGGGAATGCGCGCGCGCTACTAGGTCTGCCCGTGGGACATGGTTAGTAGGGCTAGCGACAGGTTTTGCATGAGGTTCACTTTAGCACAGTTCTTTTGAGCATTTGCAACGTATTTTTTTCCGCCGGGCCGCCCCAAGGCAAAAAACTGGGGGGCTCCCCCCCCAGCGCGACCACACGCAGTGAGGAGCGTGGGGGCTCTATTTATGCAGACCGCGTTCTTCGGGTTCGTCCTTGGAGGTGCTGATGACGCTGGTCTGCAGGCCCTTGGCCTTGCGCCAGGCGTAGACCGCATAGCCGCTGAAGCCATACAGGATGAACACGCCGAACAGCACGGTGGGCGCGTGGATGTTGATCACGGCGATCGCCAGCACGATCAGCACGATGGCGGCAAACGGCACGCTGCGCTTCATGTGGATGTCCTTGAAGCTGTAGAAAGGCACGTTGGTGACCATGGTCAAGCCCGCGTACAGCGTCAGCGCGAACATGGTCCAGGTGAGCTGCGTCCAGGTCAGCAGGCCGTCGGCGCCGCGCAGCAGGCCGGAGTCGCTGAGCAGCCAGATGAAGCCCGTGACCAGCGCCGCGGCCGCAGGCGACGGCAGGCCCTGGAAATATCGCTTGTCGACCACGGCGGTGTTGACGTTGAAGCGTGCCAGGCGCAGCGCCGCGCACGAGCAGTAGACGAAGGCCGCAATCCAGCCCCAGCGGCCCAGGCCCTTGAGCGCCCACTCGTAGGCAATCAGCGCCGGCGCGACGCCAAACGACACCATGTCGGACAGGGAATCCATCTGCTCGCCAAACGCGCTTTGCGTATTGGTCATGCGGGCCACGCGGCCGTCGAGGCTGTCGAGCACCATGGCGCAGAACACGCCCACGGCAGCCAGCTCGAAGCGGCCGTTCATGGCCATGACGATCGCGTAGAAGCCGCCAAACAGCGCCGCCAGCGTGAACAGGTTGGGCAGGATGTAGATGCCCTTGCGGCGCTTGCGCACCACCACACCCGGGGTTTCCGTCAAATCGTCGCCGTCATGCATGTATTAAATCTCCACCACTGGGCCCGTCCGCACGGGCCACTGAAACCGCCATATGAGAAGGAGCGCCTTCAAGCGCCCCATGTGGATTGCAGTGTACCCGCGCACACTGCAGGCATATGGATAAATATGGCACCGCGCAAGCCCCATCTTGTGTAGGAGCCCGCCCCAACCCCACCCGCTCCATCTTCCCCCCCGTTCGCCCTGATGCTGAGCCTGAAGAAGCATCGAAGGGTGTCCGAGACCCAACAAAAAAGCCACCTCGCGGTGGCTTTTGCATGACCGTCGCAGGGCGCAGGCCCTGCATCGGATCAGTTCTTGGTCTGGTCGACGAGCTTGTTCTTCGCGATCCAGGGCATCATCGCGCGCAGCTGGCCACCGACCTTTTCGATCTGGTGCTCGGCCGTGTTGCGGCGGCGGGCCGTCATGCTGGGGTAGCCGGTGCGGCCTTCCAGGATGAACATCTTGGCGTATTCGCCGTCCTGGATGCGCTTGAGCGCATTGCGCATGGCTTCGCGCGACTCGGCGTTGATCACTTCGGGGCCGGTCACGTACTCGCCGTATTCGGCGTTGTTCGAGATCGAGTAGTTCATGTTGGCGATGCCGCCTTCATAGATCAGGTCGACGATCAGCTTGAGTTCGTGCAGGCACTCGAAGTAGGCCATTTCAGGCGCGTAGCCGGCTTCGACCAGGGTCTCGAAACCCATCTTGATCAGCTCGACCGCACCGCCGCACAGCACGGCCTGCTCGCCGAACAGGTCGGTTTCGGTTTCTTCCTTGAAGTTGGTCTCGATGATGCCGGCCTTGCCGCCGCCGTTGGCCATCGCGTACGACAGCGCCAGGTCGCGGGCCTTGCCCGACTTGTCCTGGTGCACGGCAATCAGGTGGGGCACGCCGCCGCCTTGCGTGTAGGTGTTGCGCACGGTGTGGCCGGGGGCCTTGGGCGCGACCATCCACACGTCGAGGTCGGCGCGCGGCACGACCTGGTTGTAGTGCACGTTGAAGCCGTGGGCGAACACCAGCGAGGCGCCTTGCTTGATGTTGGGCTCGACGTTGTTCTTGTAGACGGCTGCGATGTCTTCATCGGGCAGCAGGATCATGACCACGTCGGCGGCCTTCACCGCGTCGTTGACTTCCATCACGTTCAGGCCGGCCTTCTCGACCTTGGGCCACGAAGCGCCACCCTTGCGCAGGCCGACCACGACCTTGACGCCGCTTTCGTTCAGGTTCTGTGCGTGCGCATGGCCTTGGCTGCCGTAGCCGATGATTGCCACCGTCTTGCCCTTGATCAGGCTCAGGTCGCAGTCTTTGTCGTAGAAAACTTTCATGTTGGCTCCAGTGGAATGGTTTCTTAGGGGAAAAAAGGGAAGGCAGGGGGAAAAATCACACGCGCAGGATGCGCTCGCCGCGGCCGATGCCGCTGGCACCGGTGCGCACGGTTTCGAGAATGGCCGAGCGTTCGATCGCCTGCAGGAACGCGTCGTTCTTCGACTGGTCGCCGGTGAGCTCGATGGTGTAGCTCTTGTCGGTCACATCGATGATGCGGCCGCGGAAGATGTCCACCAGGCGCTTCATTTCCTCGCGCTCCTTGCCCACGGCGCGGACCTTGACCATCATCAGTTCGCGCTCGGCATACGCGCCTTCGGTCAGGTCCACCACCTTGACCACCTCGATGAGGCGGTTCAGGTGCTTGGTGATCTGCTCGATCACGTCTTCCGAGCCCGTGGTCTGGATGGTCATGCGCGACAGCGACGGATCTTCCGTCGGCGCCACCGTGAGGGACTCGATGTTATAGCCTCGCGCCGAGAACAGTCCGACCACGCGCGACAGCGCGCCCGGTTCGTTCTCGAGCAAGACCGCAATGATGTGTTTCATGGCGAAGGATTCCTCTTTTCGCCGCCCTCCCCCGCGCACGGTAATGCGCGGGCTTGGCGGACAATAGATTCGTCGACAGGGGAGCTGCCTTGCGGCAGCCGGGGGATGAGGCCGCGGGGCAAGCTGCCCCGAGGCTCAGAGGTCGTCGGTGCCGAGCAGCATCTCCGTGATGCCCTTGCCGGCCTGGACCATGGGGAACACGTTCTCGCTGGGATCGGTGCGGAAGTCGAGGAACACCGTGCGGTCCTTGAGGCGGCGCGCCTCGCGCAGCGCGGGTTCGACGTCTTCGGGGCGCTCGATCAGCAGGCCCACGTGGCCATAGGCCTCGGCGAGCTTGACGAAGTCCGGCAGAGCGTCCATGTAGCTGTGGCTGTAGCGGCCCGAGTACTCGATCTCCTGCCACTGGCGCACCATGCCCAGGTAGCGGTTGTTGAGCGAGCAGATCTTGATCGGCGTGTTGTGCTGCAGGCAGGTCGACAGCTCCTGGATGTTCATCTGCACCGAGCCTTCGCCGGTGATGCAGAACACCTCGGCGTCGGGCTTGGCGAGCTTCACGCCCATGGCATAGGGAATGCCCACGCCCATGGTGCCCAGGCCGCCGGAGTTGATCCAGCGGCGCGGCTCGTCGAAGCGGTAGTACTGCGCGGCCCACATCTGGTGCTGGCCCACATCGGAGGTGATGTAGGTGTCCGAATCGCGCGTCATGTTGAACAGCGTCTCGACCACGTACTGCGGCTTGATGACTGCGGGGTTGCTGTTGTCGTAGCGCAGGCAGTCGCGCTCGCGCCAGCCTTCGATGGTGTCCCACCAGGCCGCGAGCGCACCCGCGTCGGGACGCGCCGGGTTCTCGCGCAGCATTGCAATCAGCTCGCCCAGCACGTCCTTGACGTCGCCGACGATGGGCACATCGACGCGCACGCGCTTGGAGATCGACGAGGGGTCGATGTCGATATGGATGATCTTGCGCTCGACCGAGAGGAAGTGCTTGGGGTTGCCGATCACGCGGTCGTCGAAGCGCGCACCCACGGCCAGCAGCACGTCGCAGTTCTGCATCGCGTTGTTGGCTTCGATGGTGCCGTGCATGCCCAGCATGCCCAGGTACTTGCGCTCGCTTGCGGGATACGCGCCCAGGCCCATCAGCGTGTGCGTCACGGGCATGCCCAGCATGTCGACCAGCGTGCGCAGCTCGTTGCAGGCGTTGCCCAGCAGCACGCCGCCGCCGGTATAGATATAGGGGCGCTTGGCGCTGAGCAGCAGCTGCAGCGCCTTGCGGATCTGGCCGCTGTGGCCCTTCTTGACCGGGTTGTAGGAGCGCATTTCCACGCTCTGCGGATAACCGGTCCAGGCGGCCTTCTTGAAGGACACGTCCTTGGGGATGTCCACCACCACCGGGCCGGGCCGGCCCGAGCGCGCGATGTGGAAGGCCTTCTTCATCGTCGCGGCGATGTCGCGCACGTCCTTGACCAGGAAGTTGTGCTTGACGATGGGCCGCGTGATGCCCACGGTGTCGCACTCCTGGAACGCATCGGTGCCGATGGCCGCGGTCGCGGTCTGGCCGCTGATCACGACCAGGGGGATGCTGTCGGTATACGCGGTGGCGATGCCGGTGACCGCATTGGTCAGGCCGGGGCCGGAGGTGACCAGCGCCACGCCGACTTCGCCGGTCGCACGCGCAAATCCGTCTGCGGCATGCACTGCGGCCTGTTCATGGCGCACCAGCACATGCTGAATGGTGTCTTGCTTGTAGAGCGCGTCGTAGATATACAACACAGCGCCGCCCGGATAACCCCACAGATGCTGCACGCCTTCGGCCTGGAGCGACTTGACGAGGATTTCTGCGCCCATGAGCTCGGTCGGACGCGCGGAGGACGCTGCTGCGGCAGCGGACGAAAGCTCTGCCTTGGAAATTTCCATGATCAACCTTTGTGAATTTCTCTAACGAAAAACCTTGGGTGCCCCTGGCCTGAGCCCTTGTGGGGCTGGTTTGGAACTTGAGGCCATGAACATGGGCGAATGAGTGGACGCCGGACCATGACCCGTTTGCTTTTTTGAATTGCGCCCGGATTATCGCACTGCAACACAAGCCCCGGGCATCCAGTGCGGCAAAATAATCCTGCGGTGCGATAATCCGCCCTGCCCCGCATTGGCGGCGCAGCCGGGAACCGGCGCGCCGCATCAGCAATCCTCCTCGCCCCCTTCGCGCAGGCTGATCTCTTTGGCTACCGAAAAAGAACTATCGCAATTTCTCAAGGATGTGGAAAAACGCGCTTTCAAGCGCGCGCTCTACCATGTCCGCGACGAGGAGGCGGCGCTGGACATCGTGCAAGACAGTATGCTCAAGCTGTCGCACCACTATGGGGACAAGCCGCCCGCCGAGCTGCCGATGCTGTTCCAGCGCATCCTGTCGAACTGCACGCTGGACTGGTTCCGGCGGCAGAAGACGCGCAACGCGGTGTTCTCGCGCATGAGCGATTTCGAGCCCGAGGGCGACGATGGCATGGACTTTGATCTGCTGGAGTCCTATGCTGGCAACGGTGACGAGCAGACGGTGCAGAGCGCCGAGGAACATACGCAACGGCTTCAGACTCTGCAAAGCATAGAAAAAGAGGTACAGGAGCTGCCCGCACGTCAACGGGAAGCCTTTTTGATGCGTTATTGGGAAGAGATGGATGTCGCAGAGACCGCAGCCGCAATGGGTTGCTCGGAAGGCAGTGTCAAGACGCACTGCTTTCGTGCCATTCAGACCCTCAGCAAGGCACTGAAGGCCAAAGGAATCCAGTTATGAATATTGCAGCATCACCTTCGATCGAACAGGCCGCCGACCGTTTTGCGCGCCGCGTCACCGCGCGCCTGAGCGAAAGCAACCAGTTGCTCGCATATGACATCACCGAACGCCTGCGCGCCGGGCGCGAGCGCGCGCTGTCCGAGCGCCGGCGCGAAGTCGAGGTTCACCACCGCGTTGCAGCCACCGCGGTCCAGTACCAGGGCGGCAGCGCCACGCTGGGCGCGCCGCAGCGCCACGGCTGGTGGCGCAGCGTGCTCACGGCCACGCCGCTGGCCGCGCTGGCGATCAGCCTGGCAGTCTTCATCACGTCGCAGACCGACTTCAGCACGCACGAAGTCGCCGAAGTCGATGCCGCGCTGCTGACCGACGACCTGCCGCCATCGGCCTACGCCGATCCAGGTTTCGTACAATTCATCCAGACCCCACCCCCGGTGTCCACGCTCTGATTCCCTTGCTAGAGGTCCTCCGGTTGCATGCCCCCTGTCCCGCGCACTGAATTCCGCCGCCTGAGCAGCGTCGCGCTGGCGTCGGCAGTGCTGCTGGCGCTGGCCCTGCTTGCTGCCTGGGTCGTGCCGCAGGTGCGCCAGGCGCCAAGCGCGCTGCCGATGGCCGCCGTCTCGCAGGCGCCGGCCTCCGGCTCCGATGCGCCGCGCAATGGACTGTCCCAGCGCCGCCTGCTGGCATCGGGACCGAACTGGGGCGAACTCACATCGGCGCAGCAAAGGGTGCTGCAACCCCTGGAAAAGCGCTGGCCGTTCATGGGCGAGGTGCAAAAGAGCCGCTGGATCGTGCTCGCCGACAGTTTCGACACCCTGCCCG
This window encodes:
- the pssA gene encoding CDP-diacylglycerol--serine O-phosphatidyltransferase, whose translation is MHDGDDLTETPGVVVRKRRKGIYILPNLFTLAALFGGFYAIVMAMNGRFELAAVGVFCAMVLDSLDGRVARMTNTQSAFGEQMDSLSDMVSFGVAPALIAYEWALKGLGRWGWIAAFVYCSCAALRLARFNVNTAVVDKRYFQGLPSPAAAALVTGFIWLLSDSGLLRGADGLLTWTQLTWTMFALTLYAGLTMVTNVPFYSFKDIHMKRSVPFAAIVLIVLAIAVINIHAPTVLFGVFILYGFSGYAVYAWRKAKGLQTSVISTSKDEPEERGLHK
- the ilvC gene encoding ketol-acid reductoisomerase — translated: MKVFYDKDCDLSLIKGKTVAIIGYGSQGHAHAQNLNESGVKVVVGLRKGGASWPKVEKAGLNVMEVNDAVKAADVVMILLPDEDIAAVYKNNVEPNIKQGASLVFAHGFNVHYNQVVPRADLDVWMVAPKAPGHTVRNTYTQGGGVPHLIAVHQDKSGKARDLALSYAMANGGGKAGIIETNFKEETETDLFGEQAVLCGGAVELIKMGFETLVEAGYAPEMAYFECLHELKLIVDLIYEGGIANMNYSISNNAEYGEYVTGPEVINAESREAMRNALKRIQDGEYAKMFILEGRTGYPSMTARRRNTAEHQIEKVGGQLRAMMPWIAKNKLVDQTKN
- the ilvN gene encoding acetolactate synthase small subunit yields the protein MKHIIAVLLENEPGALSRVVGLFSARGYNIESLTVAPTEDPSLSRMTIQTTGSEDVIEQITKHLNRLIEVVKVVDLTEGAYAERELMMVKVRAVGKEREEMKRLVDIFRGRIIDVTDKSYTIELTGDQSKNDAFLQAIERSAILETVRTGASGIGRGERILRV
- a CDS encoding acetolactate synthase 3 catalytic subunit gives rise to the protein MEISKAELSSAAAAASSARPTELMGAEILVKSLQAEGVQHLWGYPGGAVLYIYDALYKQDTIQHVLVRHEQAAVHAADGFARATGEVGVALVTSGPGLTNAVTGIATAYTDSIPLVVISGQTATAAIGTDAFQECDTVGITRPIVKHNFLVKDVRDIAATMKKAFHIARSGRPGPVVVDIPKDVSFKKAAWTGYPQSVEMRSYNPVKKGHSGQIRKALQLLLSAKRPYIYTGGGVLLGNACNELRTLVDMLGMPVTHTLMGLGAYPASERKYLGMLGMHGTIEANNAMQNCDVLLAVGARFDDRVIGNPKHFLSVERKIIHIDIDPSSISKRVRVDVPIVGDVKDVLGELIAMLRENPARPDAGALAAWWDTIEGWRERDCLRYDNSNPAVIKPQYVVETLFNMTRDSDTYITSDVGQHQMWAAQYYRFDEPRRWINSGGLGTMGVGIPYAMGVKLAKPDAEVFCITGEGSVQMNIQELSTCLQHNTPIKICSLNNRYLGMVRQWQEIEYSGRYSHSYMDALPDFVKLAEAYGHVGLLIERPEDVEPALREARRLKDRTVFLDFRTDPSENVFPMVQAGKGITEMLLGTDDL
- a CDS encoding RNA polymerase sigma factor, producing the protein MATEKELSQFLKDVEKRAFKRALYHVRDEEAALDIVQDSMLKLSHHYGDKPPAELPMLFQRILSNCTLDWFRRQKTRNAVFSRMSDFEPEGDDGMDFDLLESYAGNGDEQTVQSAEEHTQRLQTLQSIEKEVQELPARQREAFLMRYWEEMDVAETAAAMGCSEGSVKTHCFRAIQTLSKALKAKGIQL
- a CDS encoding DUF3619 family protein translates to MNIAASPSIEQAADRFARRVTARLSESNQLLAYDITERLRAGRERALSERRREVEVHHRVAATAVQYQGGSATLGAPQRHGWWRSVLTATPLAALAISLAVFITSQTDFSTHEVAEVDAALLTDDLPPSAYADPGFVQFIQTPPPVSTL